One genomic region from Camelus bactrianus isolate YW-2024 breed Bactrian camel chromosome 3, ASM4877302v1, whole genome shotgun sequence encodes:
- the LOC141577197 gene encoding uncharacterized protein LOC141577197, translated as MSVTSLSLPHLLLQIEQDPGGSTKPVPSAILCVMSCDPVDAQHPPAEETDCLRYMKGEETYYPHGAQVGLGVCCLYSRWARVALGIPVPEFLQYTRCLFPNLQNWNDVNHPAVHSMVHPRLELSGSKSISEGTYLKRNGFPDSEGQRKHQPGLEKENSISEPVLGDLTEITLVAQASDREHVPSCSQPQTSTDASYTGKDPGLGGCWPPEIRQMLDSSLTTGSGQDVLRGRRQPPRQRRRGLSLASRSICSHLNICCPSFAGRPSPVYPSPGR; from the exons atgtctgtgacctcactctcgctgccccacctcttattacag attgaacaggatccagggggaagtaccaagcctgtcccatcggccatcctgtgtgtcatgtcctgtgacccagtggatgctcagcac cctccagctgaagaaacagattgccttaggtacatgaaaggtgaggaaacctactatccccatggagcccaggtggggctgggagtctgctgtttgtacagccggtgggctcgtgttgctttgggcatccctgtgcctgaattcctgcagtacactcggtg cctgtttcctaatctgcaaaactggaatgatgttaaccatcccgcag tgcattccatggtgcatcctcgcctagaattgagtggaagcaagtccatctcagaagggacatacctgaagagaaatggctttccagattctgaagggcagagaaagcaccagcctgggttagagaaag agaacagcatctctgagcccgtcctgggtgacctcacagagatcaccctagtggcccaggctagtgaccgggaacatgtaccttcctgcagccaaccccagacgtccactgatgcatcatatactggcaaagat cctggcctgggggggtgttggccgccggagattcgccagatgttggactccag cttaaccaccggaagtgggcaggatgtgctgagggggcggaggcagccgccaaggcagcgacggagggggctgtccctggccagccggtcaatttgttcccatctcaacatttgctgtcccagtttcgcaggacgcccttctccagtttatccttctcctgggag gtga